Within Rhododendron vialii isolate Sample 1 chromosome 12a, ASM3025357v1, the genomic segment cggtttCGGGCAGTCTCACCCgtccgtttcggcaatcaacAGTTGAGATACGTTTTAAACTATTACCGGTattaattaaatatttttaccGTTAATAGTTTGTCCTTAATTTGGatcgttcaaaatatttttggactgCCGAGATTGGCCTCCATAAACTTTATTTACGGGAGGTTCTCAAAATGGAAAGCAACTCTCAAAAACACTACAACCAGAACAATTCTTTGAATTACAAAACCCAGAAGGAAAAAACAATTACTAAATTGCAAACCGAGAACAAAAACAACaacgacaacaacaacaacctgGGCAATCTAAGCAGCCCGATTTATTTGACTTGGGACAGCTGGATTGGAAAACTACTGAGCTTTAGCTTTGGCAGCAAAAAACTTGGCAATCTCCACAAGCTTCTCTACTTCCGGGAGGACATCCTTCACAGCAGCATTTGAAGAAAACCTCTTGGCCCATCCGAACAGCCTAGGGGTCTTGGTTTCATCGAGCACCTTTACATCGCCCATCTTCTCGGTTGCTCTCAGCCACCTCAAGAAGCTTCCGAGGGCTATATCAAGGTACCCAATGGTGTCACCGCCGAAGAAGTCCTTTCCCTTTCCACATTTGGCGTATGCATCCTCCAACAGCATCATCGCTTCCATAACTTGCTCTAGTGCTGCTGCTTTTGCCTCCTCTCCCTCTGCGATCCTGATCCCCTTCAATGTCGGCCACAACTGCGCAATCATGTATATTATAGTTACAATTGATGGTTACCGACCGTGACGGACAGAGGCCTGGTGAGCCGGCAATTGCACATTCATGTATATTATACTTCttccgtctcaatttgtttgtccaatatTGGGAATCCAACTTATTTAGGGAGCATAATGATTACACCTAAAAGTAATTTACTTTCAAATATTTACCCTTCaccttttttgaaaagttactttatttcaaaaaagtaagGGCAAAAAGGGAATTTTATCCATTTAAAAGTcaaatagacaaataaattggaacaagacaaagtcaaaaagtagacaaacaaatcgggacagaagaaataattttttttactggcaaaagaaattttatgaATCTCCgcaagattacaaagattaaaaagataaggacaaattaaaattaaaattacttaataTATAAGACTACCCTAGACCCAAAAGGTGGCCCTAAACCAACAAACCCCAAACATCCCAAAAAACAAGACCCCCTGCCCAAACTGCCATCCCACCGGAGAAAACAAACGAACCACCGCTGGTACCAACCCCTGTTGCACTCGATGCTTACTGACAAAGATTGACAGAGGGCGGGGAGCCAAAGCGACTTTACCCATGTTTCAAATTTATTGGGAAAGCTCTTTAAAGTTCAAGGATAAACATCTTTTGTAATCAAATATAAAGACAAATGtgtctatgaaagtgcctaaaatcctgtGGTatcatatgaaagtgcctaaaattctagaataccctatgaaagtgcctaaaacactaaggtaccctatatatgaaaatgcataaaatcctagggtacccaaTGAAAatacttaaattaaactaataaaATCCTACAATAGGAAAgtaagtgcaccctaaaaccctataaaagtggcTTATagctaaaaaactaaaaaaattaaaggacATCCATTGAAAACTACAGAGTATTTTGCTGATGTCCTTCCtttaaatgaaaactattttaccgtccTTATGGcaaatttttccaaatttctactccctccgttcctttttaagtgttatgtttcataactccaacttattaaaaaaatatcatcattatgcctttcacatcaactttttcctcaactttatctacttacccatcattattacacttttactcacttacttttcaaaatggaatctacttttagggataaaatagaaaatgcactaacttttacccattaactttacaaaattgacactttttaagggacaacccaaaatggaatactggactctaaataagacggagggagtattagattCTACAGTAATTTTTATCTCAAGAAGGTTAAAATATGATTGGTTGAGAATTAATGAAGTACTTAAATGGGATAAAACGAGACAGAAAAGACTTATTAAAGCCTTTAACATTTTTTTCCACTTAGACTCGTATTATTAGAGGATAAATTCCTTCGAAATTTGCTCTTCACTCTACTCTTTGACTCAAAAAGTCAAACTTATATCAAATTGAATTTTACGTGGTTTTATAATAAGATCAAGAAAGACACAACTTTTTACTTACATTTTAAAAAAGCTATTTTGCACCTCCAAAATTTACATTTATGCCATTAATAAAACTTTGTACTAGGATCCAGTTTATTTGCTTCATATCAAATGAAGTTTTCAGtgaaatttttactcaaatttaacCAAAATTATCAATAATTAAATGCGGCAGATGCTCTTAGAAAAGCAAACTCTAAGGGCCCGTTTGCTAGGGGAGAAGAGAGGGGGTGGGAGAAGAAATCCCATGTTGGGTAGTGggagaaagaaggagaagaaggcaTGGGGGAGAGCTTATCCGTTGGAGAGGTCTTAACTAACCCTGCCCCAACCTAGAATAAGCTAATCCGGGTGGGGGGAAAACCGGACTTACCCCacatttttttgtattctcaATGCAATAACTTAATAAGTGCAACCAACTAATTTCTCGTATTATCGACTATAATCCACATATATCAATTACCACTTAAGCCAAATATAAGTTTATCTTCTCCTTGCATAATCCCTTTAGACTATATCCACCTCttattcctttcttttttatttaccCCAAAACTTTACATTCCGCCAAACGAGCCAGAAAAGTGGTAGGAATCCATTTCTAGCTAccaatgaagaaaataaaactCTTGTTAGCTAGAGCTGCTCCTCCACATTCGGAACACTGGATGATTACCTAGTCATAAACTTCAAGGCTCCGAAATTAATCGATTGACCATTAGttaaagtaaacaaaaaagaaactacAGCTTCTAACTGCATGGCTACTATTGAATTGCCCGCATATTTTCCAGTAAAAAGTGTGAACTCTCAACTCCTGCTTTCTACTCCACAATAAAAAGAAGagataaaaaaatcaaaccaaaaacatACCTTGTCATCAACATAAGCAGCCCAGAATCGGGCCATGGCCCGGTCATACGGATCCAAAGGGAGAATACTCGGGCCATCAGTCCATACCTCGTCGATATACTGCACAATAATAAGAGACTCGCAAATGGGTTTTCCTCCATGAATCATAACCGGGACTTTCTTGTGAACCGGGTTCGATTTCAGTAGCAACTCGCTTTTGAACCCAACTTTTTGCTCAAGAAACTCGTAGTTGATGGACTTCAAGTTAAGGGCGATTTGAACCCGGTTCACGAACGGGCTAGGCGGTGCACCTAGAACCTTTACGTCGTCATTCGGTGCCATTGATTTGGGTTTGAAGTAACAGAGGAACCTATGAGCTAGGAAATGTAGTTTTGGATGTGGGGTAGTAAAGGAGGGGATGTTGATATTTTATAGTAGTTGTAGGGTTTGTTGAGTCTTTAATTTGACGGTTGGGCAATATGCCCACCAAACTTTCTACTATCGGTCCGGCTAATTGGTGTCAAAAATGGCAAATTTAACAATTTAATTGCCCATCCTATGCTTTTAGTACAAACTTGGGGAATTTGCATTTCAGTGGGACAAATAATGCCCAAACTCATAGAAAGGTTTTTTTGGAATTGCATAAATAtaaaacggaggaaaaaaaaattcccatacATGATTAACTAAGTTGTCTCGTCTATGGACCTAAGTTGTTCCTTctatggacctaagttgccccttccaTGAACTTCCTGGGTGTTCAATTTATTAAGTATCTCTTCAATTTCGTtaccatttccatttttttttgagaaatttgggatttgggttacttgtagatttggatttttaaagtactttgAGATTAATGTCTTTTGGATAAtcttttagaaagagaaaggatagagaaaataaggtgtatattttctagcatccactttatacttttgcttttAAATTCTAGGAATTGTTACTTgaaatttcttgtttggttttacttgaaaatgtgaagaagtTATGCTACCAGCTACTAATTTGCTTCACTGGCTGCGTTTCTTAGAAAAAATAAGGTGCAACTTAAGTCcatagaagggacaacttaggtCTATAGAATGAGCAACTTAGGTACTCAGATTCGATTACAAACCGACTCCATGTTTGGGAAATTTTAATTGGTTCGTTTCATGTATGGGCAGAGCCGGCTAATGGCATAGGCGGGAGAAGCACGGGCTTCGGGcccccaaaaaatatttaaaatgagGGCCTCAAAATTCTAGGatccctatatatatgtatgtatctatgatccaattttttttttttgcactaaatcttctttacacaaaataagcccaattgaaatttaggaacCACAAATATGCCCAGTCAAAATAGTGCCTTCAAGTTTACCTACTACAGTACCCGAGTGAATATGATCTCCCCCAGACATACGTAACACTTTAGCTAGTACACGAAAATGTATACCATGATTCTTCTGTCTATCAATAACTGCATGCATTGCACGATGGATGTGAAGAAGTAGGCCCCCGCTATAAACTGAAAATCCAGAACTCCAAGTGCTAAGGGAAGACCATTTAGTTCGCCTATGCCTGTTTGAATAGCCTCCGGTAGATTTATAGTGGCTAGTTAGTGCCTCATTCTTGAATAAGAACATTAACTTCCCTATCGAGTCTAGAAAAATGCAATGAATTgctttttttgttcaaaaaggTTAATAAAAAAGTGATGACTTAGTTATAAAAGTTATAACATAAGAATTTAGAAAGATGCCAAATAAATAAtgggaactgattttcgcgctccaagatttgctgcaggcgctccacatttttgtttttatactgtgatgttgctggcaacatcagtgtatattttgtttttacactgtgatgttgctggcaacatcacagtgtaaaaacaaaaaggtggagcgcctgcagtaaatcttggagcgcgaatatcaattccctaaatAATATGACAAATAAATTTTAGCATTATTACTGTTCTAGTAAGTTAGTGTACACATTTAAATAAGAATTAAACGGTGGAATTCCTCATTAGCATCACTGCGACGAtcgaaacaaaagaaaaaaaaaagaaatgccaATTCAAGGGACAGAAGAATGCATGAGCcgatccaaaaaagaaagaaagaaagaaagaaactttgCTTCACGCTTGAGTGAGTTATTGGTGAAGCAGCTTAACTATGGAGACTTAATTAGTACATTTGCAGCAACAAATGCGAGAagactaattttcaaatgatagaTTTTGAGGTATTAtaatagttgcattttttttggataattatatgcttctattttgtaatggcaaatcttttgtaatggttttttttttttgtgagactCTTTGTAGACCACTTTTGTATGGAAAATATATGAAGGCCTTATTCAAAAGGTTCGCTTCCGGCCTCCAtaacttatgagccggccctgtgtatggggaatttttttcctccgttccatatttatgCAATTCCGTAAAAACTTCTTCATGAATTGGACATTATTTGCCCCAACTCCCACTGAAATGCAAATTCCCCTACAAACTTTCACTTTTTGATTCAAAAGATCAACAAGCACTTTTGTAAATGTaaatgacaattctaccctgcGACCAATTGTTCTACTGCtttcttaatttttgtaatGTTAGGTGTTTCAAACCAGCTTGCATGTATCTTGAACTAATTTTTACAGCCGAGGCCACAACTTTTTTGCATGCTTAAGCATGGGGTGAGCTGGCTCTAAGAattgttggtaaaaaaaatcgAATCAAAAATCTTGAATATGAGCAAATTAATCCATAAATCCTAAGCCAAGACCACCAGACCAACTCCTTGGTATGTTAATTATTCTACTGCTCTGTTTCCGATAAATGAAGAACACCGCATTTACTATAGTCCACATTAAGATAAGTCCATTAATTGATGTTGTCAGCCCCCTACTATCTGAATCTAAATACTCTcctcttattttgttttatccAGAATTGCATTTATGTCATACAAAAGTTCCTTATTTTCTTCTGACCTAAGGCATTTCATATAATTTCACTTAATTTTAGGAAATGAAATGTGTAATTTACGAATAAAATGGCGGATGCAAAACTtatcatcaaaaaaataatataataaacaCAACACGCAAATTATAGGTTGAACAATATTAAACAATATGCAGATTTCTTGCTCAATCTAGGCTTCCACTTAGCCAAAAGCACAACTCAAATCAAACCGATTAAGTTTCATCTCGAACGCACCTACCAAATAACTGGCCATTTACACATACAAAATAAATGTGCACCGTCTTGAGTACCTTGAAGGTTTCATGTAGTAAAATAATACTCCAAGCAAAACTATTTACTATATTTCAAAATAATTCAACTAAAACAAAGTCGAAGACAAGAACACCAGTAGTTTTGGGAGTGGCTGTGAAATTCGGGGGGTAAAGGAG encodes:
- the LOC131310358 gene encoding glutathione S-transferase U17-like → MAPNDDVKVLGAPPSPFVNRVQIALNLKSINYEFLEQKVGFKSELLLKSNPVHKKVPVMIHGGKPICESLIIVQYIDEVWTDGPSILPLDPYDRAMARFWAAYVDDKLWPTLKGIRIAEGEEAKAAALEQVMEAMMLLEDAYAKCGKGKDFFGGDTIGYLDIALGSFLRWLRATEKMGDVKVLDETKTPRLFGWAKRFSSNAAVKDVLPEVEKLVEIAKFFAAKAKAQ